A genomic window from Planctomycetaceae bacterium includes:
- the rplR gene encoding 50S ribosomal protein L18, translating to MQIDRIQKSRVRRKFRVRKKVLGTQERPRLSVFRSNKHIYAQIIDDIASVTLASASTRGKVVRDGLKKTGNISAAKIVGAEIAKQAIGVGIKCVKFDRNQYRYHGRIKALADAAREAGLVF from the coding sequence ATGCAGATTGACAGAATACAAAAGTCAAGAGTAAGAAGGAAGTTTCGAGTTCGCAAGAAAGTTCTTGGAACACAGGAAAGACCTCGTTTGAGCGTCTTCCGTTCGAATAAACATATTTACGCACAGATTATCGACGACATCGCATCGGTAACGCTTGCTTCTGCCAGCACACGCGGCAAAGTTGTTCGCGACGGCCTGAAAAAGACAGGCAATATCTCGGCGGCAAAAATAGTAGGCGCAGAGATAGCCAAACAGGCGATCGGCGTTGGGATCAAATGCGTAAAGTTTGACAGAAATCAATACCGCTATCACGGCAGAATAAAAGCTCTTGCCGACGCGGCCAGAGAAGCAGGGCTTGTATTTTAA
- the rpsE gene encoding 30S ribosomal protein S5, which translates to MKQVTVQENPLEETVIKVFRCAKVVKGGRRFSFAAMVAVGDRSGKVGIGYAKAKEVPMAVDKAIKDARKAMHNVVLNGQTLPHQSMGKFGATKIKLLPASPGTGVIAGASARAVLELAGVHNVLTKVYGSTNTKNVVRATMDGLLKLRSSETIGELRGVAVEPVKRW; encoded by the coding sequence ATTAAACAAGTAACAGTTCAGGAAAATCCGCTTGAAGAAACGGTAATCAAAGTATTCCGTTGTGCCAAAGTGGTGAAAGGCGGCAGACGATTTAGTTTCGCGGCGATGGTTGCAGTAGGCGACCGTAGCGGCAAAGTCGGAATCGGTTATGCCAAGGCCAAAGAAGTACCAATGGCAGTCGATAAAGCGATTAAAGATGCGCGCAAGGCAATGCACAATGTTGTATTGAATGGTCAGACCCTTCCGCATCAGAGTATGGGCAAGTTTGGCGCAACAAAGATAAAACTGCTGCCGGCAAGTCCTGGAACGGGCGTTATCGCAGGCGCCAGCGCAAGAGCAGTGCTGGAACTTGCAGGTGTTCATAACGTGCTGACGAAAGTTTACGGCAGTACTAATACTAAGAATGTTGTCAGAGCTACAATGGACGGTTTATTAAAACTTCGCTCTTCGGAAACAATCGGAGAACTTCGCGGAGTTGCAGTAGAACCGGTGAAAAGGTGGTGA
- the rplO gene encoding 50S ribosomal protein L15 has translation MQSHEITSITGGNKKRKRVGRGVGSGHGKTSGRGHKGSLSRAGAGGKLGYEGGSMPFFRRLPKRGFNNFNFTCKYEVVNVSQLDKFDNGAVIDAKALFQAGLVNSVKSKVKVLGDGELTKKLQVNVHKYSKTAQDKILSCGGEAKIVA, from the coding sequence ATGCAATCACATGAAATAACTTCAATAACAGGCGGAAATAAAAAACGTAAAAGAGTCGGACGCGGTGTTGGTTCTGGTCACGGCAAGACTAGCGGCAGAGGCCATAAAGGCAGCTTGAGCCGAGCCGGCGCGGGCGGTAAGCTCGGTTATGAAGGCGGTTCTATGCCGTTCTTCAGAAGACTGCCGAAACGCGGCTTCAATAATTTTAATTTCACCTGTAAATACGAAGTTGTAAACGTATCTCAATTGGATAAGTTCGATAACGGTGCAGTAATCGATGCAAAGGCGCTCTTCCAGGCAGGTCTTGTGAACAGCGTGAAAAGCAAAGTGAAAGTTCTCGGCGACGGCGAACTGACGAAGAAACTGCAGGTTAACGTTCATAAATACAGTAAAACCGCACAAGATAAAATTTTGAGCTGCGGCGGAGAAGCCAAGATAGTGGCGTAA
- the secY gene encoding preprotein translocase subunit SecY, producing MFNAVTSIFKIPDLRNKVLFTIALLIIYRVGFHISIPGIDVQRMIGAAQQQDSDSPISKALEHLQMLSGGELRKSSLFGLGIMPYITASIILMLLGEVWPVLKKLKQEGQTGYKKIQEYTRYLTIPICIVQSLMVVKFMKGFAYQGLEQWTVIFGIIGMTAGTVFLMWLGEQIDEYGIGNGISLLIMAGILARMPGTIAGVWTNATFTVGSGASAGTYGPGKIMFLIVAFVFVVAGAILITQGQRRIPVQQAKQMRGMKMYGGQRHYLPLRINHGGVMPIIFASSLMQFPPVLFAQLLSIPSLRESNVLVNIAQSLRPGAYVYEVLYIIMIILFSYFWTTVQFQPQEMAKNLRNSGSFVPGLRPGHRTAEYLETVMARITFYGAGFLAIIAVVPTVIAQMPGLDIDWQVASFFGGTGLLIVVSVSLDLVQRIEANLVMRNYEGFSSSRIKGARGW from the coding sequence ATGTTTAATGCTGTGACAAGTATATTTAAGATTCCTGATTTGCGGAATAAGGTGCTGTTTACGATAGCGCTGCTGATAATCTACCGCGTTGGATTTCATATTTCCATTCCGGGAATCGATGTACAGCGTATGATTGGTGCCGCTCAACAACAAGATAGCGACAGCCCAATCAGCAAGGCACTGGAACATTTGCAGATGCTAAGCGGCGGTGAGCTGCGGAAAAGCAGTTTGTTCGGCTTGGGCATTATGCCATATATTACGGCATCTATTATTCTGATGCTTCTCGGCGAAGTTTGGCCGGTTCTTAAAAAGCTCAAACAGGAAGGTCAGACAGGTTACAAAAAGATTCAGGAATATACAAGGTATCTGACCATACCGATATGCATAGTTCAGTCTTTGATGGTTGTGAAATTTATGAAAGGTTTCGCATATCAGGGACTTGAGCAGTGGACGGTTATTTTTGGTATTATTGGTATGACAGCCGGCACAGTCTTTCTAATGTGGCTCGGCGAGCAAATAGATGAATATGGTATAGGCAACGGTATAAGCCTTTTGATTATGGCCGGTATTCTTGCGAGAATGCCCGGTACAATCGCGGGCGTATGGACGAATGCAACGTTTACTGTCGGCTCCGGAGCAAGCGCAGGAACTTACGGCCCGGGTAAAATAATGTTTTTGATAGTCGCGTTTGTGTTTGTTGTGGCCGGTGCGATTCTTATTACGCAGGGACAACGACGTATTCCTGTTCAGCAGGCCAAGCAGATGCGCGGTATGAAAATGTACGGCGGACAAAGACATTATCTGCCGCTGCGAATAAATCACGGCGGTGTTATGCCGATTATCTTCGCGTCAAGTTTGATGCAGTTTCCGCCGGTGCTGTTTGCTCAACTGCTTTCGATTCCTAGTTTGAGAGAATCGAATGTGTTAGTGAACATCGCACAATCATTGCGTCCCGGTGCGTATGTGTATGAAGTTTTGTATATTATAATGATTATATTGTTCTCGTACTTCTGGACAACGGTACAGTTCCAGCCGCAGGAAATGGCGAAGAACCTTCGTAACTCCGGCAGCTTTGTGCCGGGACTTCGTCCTGGACACAGGACAGCGGAATATCTTGAAACAGTAATGGCGAGAATAACTTTTTACGGCGCAGGATTTTTGGCGATTATCGCGGTAGTGCCGACTGTAATCGCACAAATGCCAGGCCTTGATATTGACTGGCAGGTTGCGTCTTTCTTTGGCGGAACAGGTTTGTTGATTGTTGTTAGTGTATCGCTTGACCTTGTACAACGAATCGAAGCCAATCTTGTAATGCGTAACTATGAGGGATTCAGCTCGAGCAGAATAAAGGGAGCACGCGGATGGTAA
- a CDS encoding adenylate kinase — protein sequence MVIVLLGPPGAGKGTQCKRVAEKYKMVHLSSGDILRSNRKDGTELGKKAAEYMDSGKLVPDRLIIDMMAGAVESANGNCVLDGFPRTVVQAEELDKALAAKNKKIDAIVNLDVDDSVIENRMTGRRSCPACGAVYHIVTLKSKVDGVCDKCGEKLVQRADDNPEVVRNRLKTYHQQTAPVAGYYSDNGHKIIDVDSEKSVDEVTKAVIGKLDSISAVR from the coding sequence ATGGTAATTGTTCTTCTTGGTCCTCCCGGAGCCGGCAAAGGTACGCAGTGCAAGCGAGTTGCAGAAAAATATAAAATGGTTCATCTGTCCAGCGGCGATATTTTGAGAAGCAATCGCAAAGATGGAACAGAGTTAGGCAAAAAGGCCGCTGAATATATGGATAGCGGAAAGCTTGTGCCGGATCGGTTGATAATTGACATGATGGCTGGTGCAGTAGAATCAGCTAATGGCAATTGTGTTTTGGATGGTTTTCCACGCACAGTTGTTCAGGCAGAAGAACTTGACAAAGCTCTTGCTGCGAAGAACAAGAAAATAGACGCAATTGTTAATCTTGATGTTGATGACAGCGTAATTGAAAATAGAATGACCGGCAGAAGAAGTTGTCCTGCGTGCGGTGCGGTTTATCATATTGTAACTTTGAAATCAAAAGTTGACGGCGTTTGCGATAAATGCGGCGAAAAACTGGTTCAAAGAGCAGATGATAATCCTGAAGTGGTAAGAAACAGATTGAAGACTTATCATCAGCAAACAGCTCCGGTAGCAGGTTATTATTCTGATAACGGTCATAAAATAATAGATGTTGATTCGGAAAAATCTGTCGATGAAGTCACGAAAGCCGTGATTGGAAAGCTTGACAGTATTTCGGCAGTTAGATAG
- the map gene encoding type I methionyl aminopeptidase, whose amino-acid sequence MAITLRSRREIELMKKAGEIVADVLLKLKESAIVGQTTGELNRIAEKMAAKAGAETLFKGVRNPYGYKPFPAAICTSINQQVVHGIPSDKVILQEGDILSIDFGVRLLGYCGDAATTVAIGKIDERKQHLMDVTSKMLDIAIENSRAGKKWSQVAGLMQEAAKSAGFSVVTEFVGHGIGTQMHEDPKVPNFVSRDLLNDDILLREGMILAVEPMVNMGTSQVITLKDGWTVATKDGKPSAHFEHTIAITKNGCEVLTTRN is encoded by the coding sequence ATGGCGATAACATTAAGAAGTCGCAGAGAAATAGAATTAATGAAAAAAGCCGGCGAGATTGTAGCCGATGTTCTTTTAAAACTGAAAGAGTCCGCAATAGTAGGCCAGACAACCGGCGAGTTGAATCGTATCGCAGAAAAAATGGCGGCAAAAGCGGGAGCGGAAACGCTTTTTAAAGGCGTGAGAAATCCTTATGGATATAAGCCGTTTCCTGCCGCGATTTGTACTTCGATCAATCAGCAGGTTGTTCACGGCATACCGTCGGATAAAGTAATACTGCAGGAAGGCGATATTCTTAGCATCGATTTCGGTGTCAGGCTTTTAGGTTATTGCGGCGATGCCGCAACGACGGTCGCGATAGGCAAAATCGACGAGCGGAAGCAGCATCTTATGGATGTAACTTCCAAAATGCTTGATATCGCAATCGAAAACAGCAGGGCAGGCAAAAAATGGAGCCAGGTTGCCGGGCTGATGCAGGAAGCCGCTAAATCGGCGGGCTTTTCGGTTGTTACCGAATTTGTCGGGCACGGCATTGGTACCCAAATGCACGAAGACCCGAAAGTGCCGAATTTCGTGAGCAGAGATCTTTTAAATGATGATATCCTTCTGCGTGAAGGAATGATACTTGCGGTTGAACCTATGGTTAATATGGGTACAAGTCAGGTGATTACTTTAAAGGATGGCTGGACGGTTGCAACAAAAGACGGCAAACCGTCAGCTCATTTTGAACATACAATTGCGATAACGAAGAACGGCTGTGAAGTTTTGACAACCAGGAATTGA